The Labrus mixtus chromosome 16, fLabMix1.1, whole genome shotgun sequence genome window below encodes:
- the sgo1 gene encoding shugoshin 1 isoform X2 encodes MAKERVLKKSFQQSLEDIKEKMKEKRNRRLASASAPSRGRSRIINKTSVDTTTHNILKGVQLNNKALAVGLQAEKEKVRQANAVILQLKREQQALFLHLLLLKRKLKDKEALAVSSSETKHPIISDEPKPHEGSERRKRTRQNLDEPVVCKASPITAVHQPSENTAQSECDRQATLPSTVGVRRRHVDRQSRRRSERARERRSLDEGDVVSGLGSLIASPIHCNDGNLNQPQQAQPDFVDPAEEFEHSTPEPDPPKKTIQQRPVRKQAQQKQASAKPETAPRKPERGRKPDRAPLKKPWENHKPRARSKSRDRSATRAKTAPPSQGNKLNTSLGFNDTFDFDCEETVHVTPFRAKAEENNPATPISEESSHGGHAQTEASPMVSKQGESSSSSSSSESEDSLYVPQKRVKLTLPEKTKVVTTRRGRPSKVIKQKENIPPKQEISVFRDEEESPKAVEPEKEEANLQPSPDSSFSNSPDPARLGQENPQETHTKVIAEDCLLPVSPLVEAEMMRIDSVLSNFGDFCEAPPHQTPQRVRTVKKPHRKFSCGTTRPSDARCSTPVVARKRRCTMTVDYKEPSLNGKLRRGDKHTDLQFLCSPIFKQKSGRTSMQKSRKSTSSKKPFEKYNESFVGCR; translated from the exons ATGGCGAAGGAGCGGGTCCTGAAGAAGTCCTTCCAGCAGAGTCTGGAGGACATAaaggagaagatgaaggagaagaggaacaGACGGTTAGCTAGTGCCTCAGCTCCCAGCAGAGGACGGTccagaataataaacaaaaccAGTG TGGATACGACCACCCACAACATCCTGAAAGGCGTGCAGCTGAACAACAAAGCTCTGGCTGTAGGGCTGCAGGCTGAGAAGGAGAAAGTGAGGCAGGCTAATGCAGTGATCCTGCAGCTGAAAAGGGAGCAACAGGCCTTGTTCCTTCACCTGCTTCTGCTCAAGAGGAAGCTCAAAGATAAGGAGGCTCTGGCAGTGAGTTCCTCAGAG ACAAAGCATCCAATCATCTCTGATGAACCAAAACCACATGAGGGTTCAGAAAG GAGAAAACGCACCAGACAAAACCTTGATGAGCCTGTTGTGTGCAAAGCCTCACCAATTACTGCAG TCCATCAGCCCTCTGAAAACACTGCACAGTCTGAATGTGACAGGCAGGCAACACTGCCGTCCACAGTGGGCGTGAGGCGTCGCCATGTCGACAGACAAAGCAGGAGAAGGTCTGAGCGCGCGAGAGAAAGGAGGTCGTTGGACGAGGGAGATGTTGTCTCAGGCTTGGGTTCTTTAATAGCGAGTCCTATTCACTGTAACGATGGCAATCTGAATCAGCCACAGCAAGCACAACCGGATTTTGTGGACCCTGCAGAGGAGTTTGAGCATTCTACTCCGGAACCTGACCCACCAAAAAAGACCATCCAGCAGAGGCCTGTAAGGAAACAGGCCCAGCAAAAGCAGGCTAGTGCCAAACCAGAAACTGCTCCTCGGAAACCAGAAAGAGGCCGGAAACCAGACCGTGCTCCGTTAAAGAAGCCTTGGGAGAATCACAAACCCAGAGCTCGTTCCAAAAGTCGGGACAGGTCGGCCACACGGGCCAAAACAGCTCCTCCCTCACAGGGCAATAAGCTGAACACTTCACTGGGATTCAATGACACATTTGATTTTGACTGTGAAGAAACAGTTCACGTCACACCGTTCAGGGCAAAGGCGGAGGAAAATAATCCGGCCACTCCCATCAGTGAAGAATCTTCACATGGAGGACATGCCCAAACTGAGGCTTCACCGATGGTTTCCAAACAGGGTGAGTCaagctcatcatcatcatcttctgaGTCAGAGGACAGTCTTTATGTCCCTCAGAAAAGGGTAAAACTGACCTTACCTGAAAAGACCAAAGTGGTCACTACTCGCAGAGGCCGGCCCTCTAAAGTcatcaaacagaaagaaaacatcccTCCAAAACAGGAGATCTCTG TCTTTAGAGATGAGGAAGAAAGTCCTAAGGCAGTAGAACCAGAAAAGGAAGAAGCTAATCTCCAACCCTCCCCTGATTCCAGTTTCTCTAACAGCCCTGACCCAGCAAGGTTAGGGCAGGAAAACCCCCAAG AGACTCACACAAAGGTCATTGCAGAGGATTGTTTGCTTCCTGTAAGCCCTCTAGTGGAGGCGGAGATGATGAGAATAGACAGCGTCCTGTCCAATTTTGGAGATTTCTGTGAAGCTCCTCCTCACCAAACACCCCAGAGGGTCAGGACAGTCAAGAAAC CCCATCGTAAGTTCTCCTGTGGTACCACCCGCCCATCAGATGCACGATGCTCCACCCCTGTTGTTGCTCGCAAGCGCCGCTGCACCATGACGGTGGACTACAAGGAGCCCTCGCTGAATGG GAAACTTCGGCGCGGAGACAAGCACACAGACTTGCAGTTCCTCTGCTCTCCTATTTTCAAGCAGAAGTCTGGCAGGACCTCTATGCAAAAATCAAGGAAGTCCACGAGCAGCAAAAAGCCGTTTGAGAAATACAACGAGTCGTTTGTTGGATGCCGCTGA
- the sgo1 gene encoding shugoshin 1 isoform X1: protein MAKERVLKKSFQQSLEDIKEKMKEKRNRRLASASAPSRGRSRIINKTSVDTTTHNILKGVQLNNKALAVGLQAEKEKVRQANAVILQLKREQQALFLHLLLLKRKLKDKEALAVSSSETKHPIISDEPKPHEGSERRKRTRQNLDEPVVCKASPITAVHQPSENTAQSECDRQATLPSTVGVRRRHVDRQSRRRSERARERRSLDEGDVVSGLGSLIASPIHCNDGNLNQPQQAQPDFVDPAEEFEHSTPEPDPPKKTIQQRPVRKQAQQKQASAKPETAPRKPERGRKPDRAPLKKPWENHKPRARSKSRDRSATRAKTAPPSQGNKLNTSLGFNDTFDFDCEETVHVTPFRAKAEENNPATPISEESSHGGHAQTEASPMVSKQGESSSSSSSSESEDSLYVPQKRVKLTLPEKTKVVTTRRGRPSKVIKQKENIPPKQEISVFRDEEESPKAVEPEKEEANLQPSPDSSFSNSPDPARLGQENPQETHTKVIAEDCLLPVSPLVEAEMMRIDSVLSNFGDFCEAPPHQTPQRVRTVKKRGLGVRTGGRGLSLCDVTNMSPAAHRKFSCGTTRPSDARCSTPVVARKRRCTMTVDYKEPSLNGKLRRGDKHTDLQFLCSPIFKQKSGRTSMQKSRKSTSSKKPFEKYNESFVGCR, encoded by the exons ATGGCGAAGGAGCGGGTCCTGAAGAAGTCCTTCCAGCAGAGTCTGGAGGACATAaaggagaagatgaaggagaagaggaacaGACGGTTAGCTAGTGCCTCAGCTCCCAGCAGAGGACGGTccagaataataaacaaaaccAGTG TGGATACGACCACCCACAACATCCTGAAAGGCGTGCAGCTGAACAACAAAGCTCTGGCTGTAGGGCTGCAGGCTGAGAAGGAGAAAGTGAGGCAGGCTAATGCAGTGATCCTGCAGCTGAAAAGGGAGCAACAGGCCTTGTTCCTTCACCTGCTTCTGCTCAAGAGGAAGCTCAAAGATAAGGAGGCTCTGGCAGTGAGTTCCTCAGAG ACAAAGCATCCAATCATCTCTGATGAACCAAAACCACATGAGGGTTCAGAAAG GAGAAAACGCACCAGACAAAACCTTGATGAGCCTGTTGTGTGCAAAGCCTCACCAATTACTGCAG TCCATCAGCCCTCTGAAAACACTGCACAGTCTGAATGTGACAGGCAGGCAACACTGCCGTCCACAGTGGGCGTGAGGCGTCGCCATGTCGACAGACAAAGCAGGAGAAGGTCTGAGCGCGCGAGAGAAAGGAGGTCGTTGGACGAGGGAGATGTTGTCTCAGGCTTGGGTTCTTTAATAGCGAGTCCTATTCACTGTAACGATGGCAATCTGAATCAGCCACAGCAAGCACAACCGGATTTTGTGGACCCTGCAGAGGAGTTTGAGCATTCTACTCCGGAACCTGACCCACCAAAAAAGACCATCCAGCAGAGGCCTGTAAGGAAACAGGCCCAGCAAAAGCAGGCTAGTGCCAAACCAGAAACTGCTCCTCGGAAACCAGAAAGAGGCCGGAAACCAGACCGTGCTCCGTTAAAGAAGCCTTGGGAGAATCACAAACCCAGAGCTCGTTCCAAAAGTCGGGACAGGTCGGCCACACGGGCCAAAACAGCTCCTCCCTCACAGGGCAATAAGCTGAACACTTCACTGGGATTCAATGACACATTTGATTTTGACTGTGAAGAAACAGTTCACGTCACACCGTTCAGGGCAAAGGCGGAGGAAAATAATCCGGCCACTCCCATCAGTGAAGAATCTTCACATGGAGGACATGCCCAAACTGAGGCTTCACCGATGGTTTCCAAACAGGGTGAGTCaagctcatcatcatcatcttctgaGTCAGAGGACAGTCTTTATGTCCCTCAGAAAAGGGTAAAACTGACCTTACCTGAAAAGACCAAAGTGGTCACTACTCGCAGAGGCCGGCCCTCTAAAGTcatcaaacagaaagaaaacatcccTCCAAAACAGGAGATCTCTG TCTTTAGAGATGAGGAAGAAAGTCCTAAGGCAGTAGAACCAGAAAAGGAAGAAGCTAATCTCCAACCCTCCCCTGATTCCAGTTTCTCTAACAGCCCTGACCCAGCAAGGTTAGGGCAGGAAAACCCCCAAG AGACTCACACAAAGGTCATTGCAGAGGATTGTTTGCTTCCTGTAAGCCCTCTAGTGGAGGCGGAGATGATGAGAATAGACAGCGTCCTGTCCAATTTTGGAGATTTCTGTGAAGCTCCTCCTCACCAAACACCCCAGAGGGTCAGGACAGTCAAGAAAC GTGGGCTTGGTGTAAGGACTGGAGGGCGGGGCTTGAGTCTGTGTGATGTGACCAATATGTCCCCTGCAGCCCATCGTAAGTTCTCCTGTGGTACCACCCGCCCATCAGATGCACGATGCTCCACCCCTGTTGTTGCTCGCAAGCGCCGCTGCACCATGACGGTGGACTACAAGGAGCCCTCGCTGAATGG GAAACTTCGGCGCGGAGACAAGCACACAGACTTGCAGTTCCTCTGCTCTCCTATTTTCAAGCAGAAGTCTGGCAGGACCTCTATGCAAAAATCAAGGAAGTCCACGAGCAGCAAAAAGCCGTTTGAGAAATACAACGAGTCGTTTGTTGGATGCCGCTGA
- the kat2b gene encoding histone acetyltransferase KAT2B produces the protein MADSAGIQQGSPAIGAAGLVPAAPGAGGTEGSGAAGGSARIAVKKAQLRSSPRPKKLEKLGVYSSCKAEGACKCNGWKSQNPPPTPPRTDQQSNTVNLQEPCRSCSHTLGDHVTHLENVSEEEMNRLLGIVLDVEYLYTCVHKEEDADTKQVYFSLFKLLRKSILQMGKPMLEAQESPPFEKPSIEQGVNNFVQYKFSHLPSKERQTIMELAKMFLNQINYWQLETPSQRRQRVANDDVAGYKANYTRWLCYCNVPQFCDSLPQYETTQIFGRTLLRSVFTVMRKQLLEQARQEKDKLPPEKRTLILTHFPKFLSMLEEEVYSHSSPIWSQDFLAGASGGQIPIHTVISAPPVARPLYYSTSPVSVDPSTCGSVSPARKTASALEPNPVGEKRKPSEPLNHEENKRPRVVGDIPMELINEVMATIADPAAIPETSLLSAHSARDEAARLEERRGVIEFHVIGNSLNQKPNKRILMWLVGLQNVFSHQLPRMPKEYITRLVFDPKHKTLSLIKDGRVIGGICFRMFPSQGFTEIVFCAVTSNEQVKGYGTHLMNHLKEYHIKHEILNFLTYADEYAIGYFKKQGFSKDIKVPKAKYVGYIKDYEGATLMGCELNPSIPYTEFSVIIKKQKEIIKKLIERKQAQIRKVYPGLSCFKEGVRQIPIESIPGIRETGWKPVGKGKELKDPDQLYSALKTILQHVKSHQNAWPFMEPVKKTEAPGYYQVIRFPMDLKTMSERLKSRYYTTRKLFMADMQRIFTNCREYNPPESEYYKCANLLEKFFYTKIKEAGLIEK, from the exons ATGGCGGACAGCGCTGGGATTCAGCAAGGTTCGCCGGCCATTGGGGCTGCGGGCCTGGTTCCGGCCGCTCCTGGAGCCGGGGGCACGGAGGGCTCTGGCGCCGCTGGAGGATCCGCACGTATCGCCGTGAAGAAGGCGCAACTCCGCTCCTCACCTCGGCCAAAGAAACTGGAAAAACTCGGAGTGTACTCATCCTGCAAA GCTGAGGGAGCCTGCAAGTGTAATGGCTGGAAAAGTCAGAACCCCCCTCCTACACCCCCTCGGACTGACCAGCAGTCCAACACAGTCAACCTGCAGGAGCCCTGCCGGAGCTGTTCTCACACCTTGG GTGATCATGTGACccatttagaaaatgtttccGAGGAGGAAATGAACAGACTGCTAGGCATCGTCTTGGATGTGGAGTATCTTTACACCTGTGTTCATAAAGAGGAGGACGCTGACACAAAACAGGTCTACTTTTCCCTCTTCAAA ctgttgaGGAAATCCATCCTACAGATGGGTAAGCCAATGCTAGAAGCACAGGAGAGTCCTCCATTTGAAAAACCCAGCATCGAGCAG GGGGTAAACAATTTTGTGCAGTACAAGTTCAGCCACCTGCCATCCAAAGAGCGACAAACCATCATGGAGCTGGCCAAGATGTTTCTCAACCAGATCAATTACTGGCAGCTGGAGACCCCCTCCCAGAGACGCCAGAGGGTTGCCAACGACGATGTAGCGGGATACAAAGCCAACTACACCAG GTGGCTCTGCTACTGCAACGTGCCTCAGTTCTGTGACAGCCTCCCCCAGTACGAGACCACTCAGATCTTTGGCAGGACCCTGTTGCGTTCGGTGTTCACTGTGATGAGGAAACAACTGTTGGAGCAGGCCAGGCAGGAAAAGGACAAACTGCCACCTGAGAAGCGCACACTCATTCTCACACACTTCCCCAA GTTCTTGTCtatgctggaggaggaggtgtacaGCCACAGTTCTCCCATCTGGAGCCAAGACTTCTTGGCAGGAGCGTCAGGAGGGCAGATTCCAAtccacacag TCATCAGTGCGCCCCCTGTAGCCAGACCATTGTACTACAGCACCAGTCCTGTGTCAGTGGACCCCTCCACCTGCGGCAGTGTCAGTCCTGCCAGGAAAACAGCATCTGCACTAGAGCCAAACCCAG TTGGAGAAAAGCGTAAACCCTCTGAGCCCCTCAACCATGAGGAAAATAAGAGACCCAGGGTGGTTGGTGACATCCCCATGGAGCTCATCAATGAAGTCATGGCAACAATAGCGGACCCTGCAGCCATTCCAGAG ACCAGCCTGCTGTCCGCTCACTCTGCTCGTGACGAAGCAGCCCGCCTAGAGGAGCGCAGGGGGGTGATTGAATTCCATGTCATCGGTAACTCCCTCAACCAGAAGCCCAACAAGAGGATCCTGATGTGGCTCGTCGGCCTCCAGAACGTCTTTTCTCACCAGCTGCCCCGCATGCCGAAAGAATACATCACGCGGCTAGTCTTTGATCC GAAGCACAAGACTCTGTCACTGATCAAAGATGGCCGCGTGATCGGGGGAATCTGCTTCCGGATGTTTCCATCGCAGGGTTTTACAGAGATCGTGTTTTGTGCGGTCACTTCCAACGAACAGGTCAAG GGTTATGGGACCCATTTAATGAACCACCTCAAGGAGTATCACATAAAACACGAAATCCTCAACTTCCTCACTTATGCCGATGAGTACGCCATCGGCTACTTCAAGAAACAG gGTTTTTCAAAGGACATCAAGGTTCCCAAAGCCAAGTATGTGGGCTACATCAAGGACTACGAGGGTGCCACGCTCATGGGCTGCGAGCTCAACCCCAGCATCCCCTACACAGAGTTCTCTGTCATTATCAAGAAGCAGAAGGAG ATCATCAAGAAGCTGATAGAGAGGAAGCAGGCTCAGATCAGAAAAGTCTACCCGGGACTCTCCTGTTTTAAGGAAGGAGTTCGTCAGATACCCATTGAGAGCATCCCTGGCATCC GTGAAACTGGCTGGAAGCCTGTGGGTAAAGG GAAGGAACTGAAGGACCCAGATCAACTGTACAGCGCTCTGAAGACCATCCTCCAACATGTGAAG AGTCACCAGAACGCCTGGCCTTTCATGGAGCCAGTAAAGAAAACAGAGGCACCAGGGTACTACCAAGTAATCCGCTTCCCCATGG ACCTAAAGACCATGAGCGAGCGTCTGAAGAGCAGGTACTACACAACGCGCAAGCTGTTCATGGCCGACATGCAGCGCATCTTCACCAACTGCCGTGAATACAACCCGCCAGAGAGCGAGTACTACAAGTGTGCCAACTTACTGGAGAAATTCTTCTACACAAAGATCAAAGAGGCGGGGCTCATCGAGAAATAG
- the rab5aa gene encoding RAB5A, member RAS oncogene family, a: MANRGGATRPNGPNAGNKICQFKLVLLGESAVGKSSLVLRFVKGQFHEFQESTIGAAFLTQTVCLDDTTVKFEIWDTAGQERYHSLAPMYYRGAQAAIVVYDITNEESFARAKNWVKELQRQASPNIVIALSGNKADLANKRAVDFQDAQSYADDNSLLFMETSAKTSMNVNEIFMAIAKRLPKSEPQAAGANSGRNRGVDLTEAAQPAKAPCCSN, from the exons ATGGCCAATCGGGGAGGAGCTACGAGACCCAATGGACCCAACGCAGGGAACAAAATCTGTCAGTTCAAGCTGGTGCTGTTAGGCGAGTCAGCTGTGGGGAAGTCCAGCTTAGTGCTCCGCTTCGTCAAGGGCCAGTTCCACGAATTCCAGGAAAGCACAATAGGAG CTGCCTTTCTCACCCAGACAGTGTGTCTAGATGACACAACGGTGAAGTTTGAAATCTGGGACACCGCAGGTCAGGAGCGTTACCACAGTTTGGCGCCAATGTATTACAGAGGAGCACAGGCCGCCATCGTTGTCTACGACATCACGAATGAG GAGTCCTTTGCACGGGCAAAGAACTGGGTGAAGGAGCTGCAAAGACAAGCTAGCCCTAATATAGTCATTGCTTTGTCAGGCAACAAGGCCGACCTCGCCAACAAGAGAGCTGTCGACTTCCAG GACGCCCAGTCCTACGCAGATGACAACAGCTTACTTTTCATGGAGACGTCGGCCAAAACATCTATGAATGTTAATGAGATATTTATGGCTATTG CAAAGAGATTGCCGAAGAGTGAGCCACAGGCCGCAGGAGCCAATAGCGGGAGGAACCGAGGAGTAGATCTGACAGAAGCTGCTCAGCCAGCCAAGGCCCCGTGCTGCAGTAACTAA
- the otud6b gene encoding deubiquitinase OTUD6B, with protein MDGETDESPEEQLAKQHRKEKKDLQAKIQSMKNAVPKNDKKRRKQMTDEIAKLEADLNQKHEEELSQLNSTGDTKVEAVLNGVENLQMDDGEKEDVTQSRVTKAQKRREKKAAQEKERESRIAEAEVLNLQGVRHQEGLMLAQKLALQQLQIKEISSDGHCMYRAIEDQLAKRSKPEIVVSMKDLRSRTAEHMRSHADDFLPFLTKPNTGDMYTTEEFEHYCSEVEHTAAWGGQLELQALTQVLRLPIEVIQANSSTIKIGEEFDSDPITLVYMRHAYGLGEHYNSVERLKEPANAEDS; from the exons ATGGACGGAGAGACAGACGAGAGCCCAGAGGAGCAGCTGGCCAAGCAGCACCGCAAGGAAAAGAAAGATCTGCAAG CTAAAATCCAGAGCATGAAAAATGCAGTTCccaaaaatgacaagaaaagaaggaaacagaTGACGGATGAGATCGCCAAGCTGGAGGCAGATTTAAAccagaaacatgaggaggaaCTCAGCCAACTCAACTCTACAGGGGACACAAAG GTGGAAGCGGTGTTAAATGGAGTCGAAAACCTGCAGATGGAcgatggagaaaaagaagacgTCACACAAAGTCGTGTCACTAAGGCCCAGAAGAGAAGG GAGAAGAAGGCGGCCCAGGAGAAGGAGCGGGAGAGCCGGATTGCCGAGGCCGAGGTGCTGAACCTGCAGGGTGTGAGGCACCAGGAGGGATTGATGCTGGCCCAGAAACTCGCACTGCAACAGCTTCAGATCAAGGAGATCTCTTCTGACGGTCACTGCATGTACCGCGCCATTGAAGATCAACTGGCAAAGCGATCAAAG CCCGAGATTGTCGTGAGCATGAAAGATCTGCGGTCCCGAACAGCTGAGCACATGAGAAGCCATGCGGATGACTTCCTGCCTTTCCTCACTAAGCCGAACACTGGAGACATGTACACAACAG AGGAGTTTGAGCATTACTGCAGCGAGGTGGAGCACACAGCAGCTTGGGGTGGACAACTAGAA TTGCAGGCTTTGACCCAGGTGCTTCGCCTGCCAATTGAAGTGATTCAGGCGAACTCCTCAACGATCAAAATTGGAGAGGAATTCGACAGTGATCCTATCACCCTTGT CTACATGCGTCACGCCTACGGACTTGGAGAGCACTACAATTCTGTGGAGCGGCTAAAGGAACCGGCTAATGCGGAGGACAGCTGA
- the lrrc69 gene encoding leucine-rich repeat-containing protein 69 produces MADSVVRASYGKATSLTLSSKKMKEVPECISRLTNLSVLLLNNNSISCLPAELLSLQHLSVLNLGNNALKEVPAVLGHLESLKKLYLFRNQIRAVPPEVIGGLTKLVVLNLNHNQIRGLPPEMKRLGRLEHLSVLDNELEEVPAELGHLTRLTVINLTSNNLSRLPQQLYQCKELTKLHVARNKLSSLPEGIGALSKLRDLDVAGNKLSMFPVGFHLLHLKELYFEDNWFVRCEPMSSEQDVEMLTLKELAARRVLREDRNKSSLVHRMLPLHPFLTAMLANSSCCAVCLDPFLTTWLECVHFTSLKKDMNMRSSQTIPVRALLCSYKCFNEGGHSYYGVASR; encoded by the exons ATGGCCGACTCCGTGGTCAGAGCTTCATATGGCAAAGCAACTTCATTAACATTAAgttcaaagaaaatgaaggaaGTTCCAGAGTGTATTTCCAGATTAACAAACCTGTCAGTCCTCCTACTGAACAACAACTCCATCAGCTGCctgcctgcagagctgctctctctgcaaCAC CTTTCTGTGCTGAACTTGGGAAATAATGCCTTGAAGGAGGTTCCTGCTGTGTTGGGCCATCTGGAGTCCTTGAAGAAACTGTATCTGTTTAGAAACCAAATCAGAGCAGTGCCACCTGAGGTGATAG GCGGCTTAACAAAACTTGTTGTGCTTAATCTGAACCACAACCAGATTCGAGGACTTCCTCCAGAGATGAAAAG attagGCAGGCTTGAACATCTCAGTGTGCTGGACAACGAGCTGGAGGAGGTTCCTGCTGAGTTGGGTCATCTCACCAGGTTGACTGTTATAAACCTGACTTCCAACAATTTGTCTCGGCTACCTCAGCAGCTGTACCAGTGTAAAGAACTCACCAAGCTGCATGTCGCCAGAAACAAGCTGAGCAGCCTACCAGAG GGAATTGGGGCGCTGTCTAAACTCCGAGATCTGGATGTGGCTGGGAACAAGTTGTCCATGTTCCCTGTTGGG TTTCACCTGCTGCACCTGAAGGAGCTGTACTTTGAAGACAACTGGTTTGTGCGCTGTGAGCCGATGTCGTCGGAGCAGGATGTGGAGATGCTGACATTAAAG gAGCTGGCTGCCAGACGTGTCCTGCGGGAGGACCGGAACAAGTCCTCTCTAGTCCACAGGATGCTTCCCCTCCACCCATTTCTGACCGCCATGTTGGCCAACAGCAGCTGCTGTGCGGTCTGCCTGGACCCCTTCCTCACCACCTGGTTGGAGTGTGTGCACTTTACCAGTCTGAAGAAG GACATGAACATGAGGAGTTCTCAGACTATTCCCGTGCGTGCCCTTCTTTGTTCATACAAGTGCTTCAATGAGGGTGGACACTCCTACTATGGTGTGGCTTCAAGATAA